Within the Xiphophorus couchianus chromosome 17, X_couchianus-1.0, whole genome shotgun sequence genome, the region aaggaggagagagaaaaggcCAGTGGTTTGTAGTTAATGtccaaataaaatcatattgGGTTTTTTCCTGCATATTTGTGTTGATATCAGATTATGTTTCCTACTGGAGATTTCCTAAACTGTTGGTACACaatctaaaatgaaaaaagatggGCTAAATGTGTGGAAAATAGACTTAAAGCAACTTGTTGTGTTCTTGCAGTAAAGCCATGGGAAGAGAATAGAAAAGCAaacttcagatgttttctgttttcctatACAACCAAATTTTAATGgcttttgattatttatttatttatttttgtggttttgtttttgtttgtctgatcACAAAGCAGTTTTCCTTAACAGTCTTTCAGCATCGAGAGCAAGCATGAAGTCACCATCCTCAGTGGACTCAATGAATTTGTAGTGAAGTTTTATGGCCCACAAGGAAGTAAGTATTCCtgcttgatttttgttttcttgcaatttttatatttttattccattttcagCCACATATTCTCTCCTTAGTTTAGTCACTTTAATGTTTCTCCAACCAGTCATTTATCATCAACCAGTTTTTAAACGGGCATGACCTGAGATGAAATTCTCATCATACACTCCAAGGTTATCTGCTCaagaaatctaaatatttttaacatgatCTTATGTGTTTACAGCAAGTTGGCAATGACAGAGCTGTTCTTGTATACCTCTGCAGGTCTGTTGGAGATACTAAGAAGCTTGTTCAGAAGTAGGCATAGAACATCTAAATTActgtgtcatcagcatagaTGTAAAAAAGCAGAGTTCAGAATGCCTGTCATTGGCTATGTATATTTCCAGAAAACAAAGGACTGAGCGTTGCACCTTATGGAACCCCCTTAGTAGTTTTCAAGGTCTTACTgtgcagaattttatttttttgtcctttttggtTGGAGTAACATACATAATATCTTAGGTTAGCTGCTTGATTAGGTGGAGTGATGTGGTTATTTTTCAGTTATTAACTACAGAActccagaacacacacacacacgcacacacaccgaTAATGAATGTCATCCTAAAGATCAGGGGATTCTGTTGTGTGAAAAACGGAGGTTCCGCACAGCCTGGTAGGAATGTAAAATGAATTGAAACCAGACCTCAGGCTACGGAGTGTGAAACAAAGTAGAGCCACGGCCTCATCTGCAGGAAATACTTCCTCCTTATTGTGTTCACAACATCTGCCACACGCTGCCCCTCATGCATCGGTAAAAAGAGGAAGAGGCTCCTCTTGACTCCAAACTGTTTCAAACCAAGcgtcgctgctgctgctggacgcCGACGTACACGTGCATCGTCGTCCAGCCATAACAAGTGTGTGCGCTGGCCACTTTCAGTACGTGGTTCTTGTTACACACGGCTATTCTGGGAGAGCAGCACACTCGCTAACGTTGCTCTCGTTCCTCTTTGATGTCTGTGAATAATTCTGAAATGATTCGAAGGTGAAGATTTCTCACGGGCTGAAATGCGTAACGCTGTAAAAGAGGCATAGAGATGGGAGTGAAAAGCCCGGCTGCAGCGGAGGAAATTGACGCAACTTAAGGGCTGCTGGAGTGTGTGAAGGGTGGAACATCAGGGAAGTAAGACAATTTTGTGTGCTTGCTGGTCTTCCTTTATCATCTCCTTTCCTCTTGTCATGCACAGCGCCGTACGAGGGAGGTGTGTGGAAAGTGCGAGTAGATCTTCCTGATAAATACCCATTCAAATCGCCATCCATAGGTAGGAGCTCTGCCGTCACGCAGCCGATGTTTAGCTTTAGCTGAGACTGTGCTGATTTCACTCTGCTCTTTCAGGATTCATGAACAAGATTTTTCATCCCAACATTGATGAAGCGTGAGTCCGTTTaagtcaaatatttatgttaatgGTGTTCTGAGTGTTTGTCGTGTTTTTTTACACTGTAATTATATTACATCCAGACTATTAAAGCTATTAgtttttactacattttattGTACGGCGTTCTATTATAGACATACAGTTCCAATTATAAGGGAATATGTTTTGAGCACACCACACTATCTATAGGATTGGGGTCCAAAGACAGATTGGGTTTGTTTCTGGTTGAgataaactgatttttatttaacatgtctttgcttttcaaagatcttATGATTCCAATTCACTCTTAATCCAGCCCATAAGGTGGATAAGGTATTTATAGGCGAAATAGACCTACAGTATCTCACACCACACCACTGACAAACTCCTAACTTCATTCTGACGGAATAGTTGACCTGGACTATTGTACCAGAATCTGAAGAACTTGTTGAAAAGACATTTCTGGATCTAACCTTGCTTTTAGTCATATTTAAGAAGTTTAAAAACGGTTGAGGTTGATATTTTGGGAAGGCCATTCCAAAAGTTTAATGTTTGGCTACTAGATACATTCTTAATGTGTAATTGGTATCATTGTTTTGTTGGGATACCCAAGTGTGTTAAATGCTTGATTTCCTCTGGGTTTTCAGGTCAGGAACAGTGTGCTTAGATGTCATCAACCAGACATGGACAGCTCTTTATGGTGAGTGACTTCACAGACGtacatgtttaaattaaattcgtCCACCCAAACCCGTGTGAATAATTCATTGTGGCACAAACCATGTGAAAAGGGGCGAATAGCTAGCCCCTTGAGCACACCAGACAACCACCGTTGGTCCTATTCTACTTACTGGGGGAGAAAAGTAAACACTAATAAGGTAACGCTGCAACCCAGCAAGGTCAGGAAACCTTCACCTCAGACAGATGAGTCTCTGTTTGCCGGCTTTAAGATGGCTTGCTCTTGTTACTCTTCCCGATTAGTTTCTCATGATGTCTCCTCTCTAGAGCACCATTTCTCAGTTGAACTGAGAAATGGTGCTATCGTGATGTAAAGAGCTGACGCTTCAGTGTCGATTTCTGTTAATTGCAACCGGTGCACTCACATGGGATGATAAGTTTTAGATTCATagtctctttttgtttctttgaccaTTTGTGCTTATGTCAATCTGATAAAGACAGTCAGATTGGAGAACGGTGTTTCAACTAGGCCAATAGTCAGAGAATTGTGCGTAGGGCTTACCTACAAAGGGGGAGGTTTTGAAAGCATTAAAATGCTCTAATTGCTTTGAAAAGACAAGGGAAGCTGCTTAATTTGACCAAACCCAACAGTGACACTGAGTGGAGAAGGGAAGAATTGCAGGTTCTCTAAAAAAAGACCAGCTAtgaaaaaattaagtttgagtcaaaaatatttgaactcATTACTTTACGGATTTTTAAAACAGCACCTTatcaaggtaaaaaaataaaaaagagcgCAGAAAGCCATTGGTTactctggaagagctgcagagacctACAGCTCAGCTGGGAGAGTGACAGGAAAAAAGTAGTCATACTGTGGAACAgcagcaagaaaaacatttatgttcaCACAAAACATaatgcagggggaaaaaaaaacctgttggAGGTTTCAAAGACTTCAGAGCGTTGGGAGGTTCACCTACCAACAGAACATCGATCCAAAACGCCCCGGCCAGAGCTGCAGTGGAACATTTTCTATTAATGGGTTAGAATTGCTCTATTAGGTTTAGCTCTAGTGTCTATGAACTTCTAGTGTCTATAAACCTTTTGCAATGGTCAAattcagacctttttttttgttgttttcatgcttAGATCTGACCAACATCTTTGAATCGTTCCTGCCCCAACTGCTGGCTTACCCAAACCCCATCGACCCCCTTAACGGCGATGCAGCTGCCATGTATCTTCATCGGCCAGAGgagtacaaacaaaaaatcaaaggTAAATCCTAAACgagtttaaaacaaagaataaaataaaaagttgctctttttattttaatcctatGAGCCATTGTgactctgtttttgtcttttcttctccaGAGTACATTCAGAAATATGCAACAGAGGAAGCCCTgaaggagcaggaggaaggAACGGGAGACTCTTCATCTGAAAGCTCCATGTCTGATTTCTCAGAAGACGAAGCCCAGGACATGGAGTTGTAGTAATAAAGGGTTCCCTCCCAATCACTCCCCTTCCTTTAACCCCCCCACAGAGACTATATTTGATTTCCTAACCACGAGAAAGCAGACTtataatattcatatttaaacaagttgatttttttatttttattattacgaCTAAACAAGGATTTTTATGGATATATAGCCTTTGGTGTGTTTTGACAGACGCCCCTTCTCCTCTATAGTCGTTCTCCCCGATAGCGTTCACAATCTCTGCTGCATTTGTTCAATGTTGTAAAATTCCTCCACCCGAAGCGTCCCGTTCCTTTgcttagacttttttttgttctttctccaTTTGACACAGCCAGCCACGTCCCTCCATGCTAATTGGTAACATGTCGGTTGCTCTTTGAAGGTGAAAAGTGCTCCCATCTCCTCCAAGACAGTATTTGTAAAAACTTGATAACTTTTGAGACAAAAGTTGGCTTTCCTTGCAAATTTGAAGCGAAACACGTTCTGCATGTCCCTCCCCTGTCCCTCTCTGCTGTGCTGGCTGCGATGCGCACAACTGTTGCAAACTAGAGCAAGTATGGGGGGGGAGGAAAtgcttctgttttattcagGTTACAAAACTCTTATTTTAAGGCACACAGCCCCAGTAGATACTCATCGATGAATGCAGAATACTTGCTAAGCATATCTCTGGTAACATACTAATGAAGAAAAGTCTGGAATAATAAGGTCTGTTTCGGTTTAAGTGCTGTGTTGgatgttacatatttttgttttagtctgtTGACCGTCTTGgtgtttaaaagaagaaagaaaaaaaaaaacaggccgATATTGCAGAACAGATGAATGCCTGTCTGACTACAGGGTGACACATATTGCTCTGGGTATCTGATTTAAGcgcatttcataaaaaaaagtctgtaatataaactatatttttggcctgttttttttttttttttttttaagaataaaattattcttagtCAGGAAGCAGATTGTCCTTGTTGCTAAAAACCAGCATGAAAGGGAGTTTTAAACTTGTGAAGCATCCCACACTCAATGATCTTTGAGTTTTTGGGTTGATTGGGCTGAAAATGAAGAGcactttttgttctgtttcttaggtttttattttttttatttatttttttggtcgCTACATACAGGTTAGTCCTTCTCACATTCCGCTGCTCTATCCCCTTTGCAATTGGTCCAACCTGTGCTGTGTTACCTGACAAGTGGCAGTCTGCTTTCactaagaagaaaaagacatttgggggaaaaaaaatgtaggtaGAAATTGGTCTCCTTAACCTAAAAAAACCTTTGTGTGGTAAGTAATgatgctgaaagaacaacagtACAAGTGCAAATATAAGTTGGTTCTATTACCCAAAAACTTTTATTACATGtactctttaaaaagaaaaaaaatgttcactttgtgataaaaatattgagtttttttgtttttttaaaaaaaaaacaataaagtgtcTGTCTACTGCATATGGCTCTGGcctcctaaaaaaacaaaaaaccaaacaaaataaaaaaaaacagtttgagccAAAACGTTAACTTTTTGATGCCGATCAGGGTGAAAATTGGTGCAAATACAGAAAACTGACATATTTTGTAGCTCTGGTTCCCAAGATGAATAGTGCATGCTTCTGGGAAGTCATCACATCACCTTCAGTTTAACCCTCCCCCCTCTCTTCTGTGCCTCATCATTGCATCAAGAAACTCAGCAAAAACCATGTATTTAAGAAGCCATGGAGACGACTTGTAATATTCTAGAGAAGCACATCGTTTTAactctcttccttttttttcttttctgggtGTGAGTCCATTCTGTTGTCTTTGTGCGCCGACACAAAATTCATCTGAAACGCCCCAGGTTTTATTATAGCGAATGTTTGAAGTACTCTTTGCTTCTGTTCTGCATTGTGGTTAACCATGTTTCACCTAGaaggtattaaaaaaaaaacaggcagaaaatcATGCAGGAATtgttgagctgtttttttttgtgtgtgtttgttttgtttttttactgcgTCAGGATAGATAGATTTGTAGTTTGGTAAACCTATTAATGAGGTTCTTTAGTAACGGGGAATTTTCACTCTCATCTAACCGTATAGATGCACCCGCTCGAGCTTGTACAGCGATTTTATTTTGAGGCGCAGCGGTTGTGACGGATCTGACTTGTacagaaagcagaaatgtgGCTCGGATCTTTCTACTGTCAGACTGTTTTTGTGCTCTTGAACATCCACTCGTTCAAATGCAGAGGCATcccttttgttttcagtttgtaacagaacaatttgattttttttttttttttttaaaagatgtgtTAATTTCTTTCACCTGCAGCTGTGTGGCTTTTGGTGAAAGCTTTCCTTTTCAAGATGTTCCACGTGTTCCCTACTAGTTTACCTGCTGCTTGTGACACTTGCCTTGGCCATCctaggaaaatatatttttaatatacgAGCTGATTTATCATGCAAacgtcttttttttaaaaaaaaaaagatactatTGAAACCATCGAGAGTGGAAGTGcaccagtcagtcagtcagccaGAAATTGGAATCTGCAAGTTTCCTTTTGGTCATCTCTCATTGGTTATAAGTGAGTCAAATGCtgaaatcccccccccccccccccccccctaattaaattaataaaattaagactgaacatttttgtcataaaaatgcatcagggcatttatttaagtttaactGAAATCAGATCAAATTTGAGGTCACATTCATTGACGCATCTATAAGAATAATCTtgtaattctttcattttttgttgGATTCAAAACTAACATGTCTGTCAAACAATTTGCAACACTTTTTTGTCCTGCCAGGTATTTTTTGTGGCTGGGAAAAGCCTgatagatgcatctctacttcagaGATATTGCTATACCGGAGCGCTGAGGTTGGTGCGTTTCCAGAAAAGAATCATGAAAATAAGGTCGACTCACCCAAATATGAGAAATTACTTAAACTTTTCTGGCACTTTGTATCCACTCAGCATTAAAATGTCTAGTTTTGACCTGATGTTGGTTCCCATCTTGGAGCTTCTTGGCTGTTAAGGACCGTAATCTGTGCTCGCCTGTGCACCCTTTCGGATAAAACGACGAGGAGCTTAAGCCAAACTTTAAAAGCCCCACTCTTTGTTAGCACAACCGAAGAGTCGTCTGCACAAAAGATCccgcctctctctctccctccgcTTTGTTGACTGTCTCCTTTTAGCAGTTGCATGCTTTTCAGTGCACACCTTCACTCAGTTTCTGGTGCTTGTGTGGATTTTCTAACCCCTTCCAGGCACTCCTACCATCATCAGCCCCTTTTTATCAAGCACACACTGCTTTGAACAtgtaagtttgaaaaaaaaaaactatgtattTGGTACCTATTGTGTGATACTTGCAgcatttaaaaagacagaaggttttatgttttgatttgttaaaaGAAGTTCATTCTGGTCTTAATTTGTTCAtcttattttccctttttttccccctcccccaTTGTGAAGTGGGCATGCTTGTCAAAAAGACAAATGCTCTCTGTTAACAGGCTTATAATCTCATAAATAGTTgtgtataaaataaactgttataacttctttttttaataaaacattgaatATGTATATGCGCTTCTGTGTGATGCTGATTTCTTTTGTATGCTTGGTAAGTCCTATATTTAAAAGTGCCATAAaagatgcatttgttttgttctttcaaaaGTCAGAAAGTGTTGTACCGatccagcaaaataaaaataatttttaagactGATTATCTTCAGTGGTAGCTAAAACATCCGTTTAATGCAACTTGTAGTTTACTCTGGGTGTTTCTATCTCTACATGTAGAAGTGAGAACTTgattaataacatttatatttattagctTTCAGTTTCAtggattaaaatgtattttgttgttgatgatgtTTTAACCTATTCAAAATGATAACTGTTTCAAAACGACATTTTAATTGGTTATTTTAGTAGATAATTTagtaaaacatttcaagttCAAGTGGAAGTTTTTGCTTTCCACATTATTCCACTAGGTGTCAGTGTGGTCTCGCTCAGCGGTTGGTGCAGAAATGTCCAGAGTGAGGCCTGCTTTCCTGTCGGTGCTGTGAAGCTGATGGAGGACATCAGGTGCCTTTGCTGTTATCTGAAATGGAGATGGTTCATGTCCATCTCCTGAGgtttagcttattttttttttattccatggTAAATGAACAACTTCGACTGTAGTTGATAATTTCCTAGTTTGTTGCGGTCACTGGGTGCTGTTTTGCCAGCGGACCAGACGAGGGCGCTAGCTCATCTTCTGTTCCTGTGTCCATCAGCTGAAACTCCCCACCGGCCCTCTGTATAATCACAGCAGGGGGGATAAATGTTCTGACATAAGGCTGTTTAATCCGCTCTCCtctgaaaaaatgtattctgtcACGCAGCAATCTGTCCTCTCTTCCTGTTTTGTCTTCATCGCTGCTGCAAAGCCAAAACGTGGAATTTCTCTCCCATCTCTGACATGAAAACCGCCAAATAATTAAAGAGCAACTGAAgctgaaaactgattaaaatgtgaaaatggctttttaaattcaaactagTTGACACGTCGGAGACTGTACAGAATTTGAGGTGAGGTTTTTAAATAACGGAACCCTAACAGaattaaaatgggtttaaaaaaaaaaaaaaaagatgcttggTTTAAAAGATATGAGCAGCTTCCCTGTCGTTGTCACTACcaagcatctccatggaaatgTGTTCAGTGTCGGATGTTTCAGAAGCTATAACtctgttttaaacttctccataACCTTAACCTGTCTGCTGCGGGGTTCTTCGGTTTTAATGAAGTTTTTCCCCCACTAATGCCTTGAAGAGCTGGAATCGTACTGACATCAAATTAAAATAGGAGGGCTctatacattttttacattctgatttataaagttttgttttgttcagttgttAAGAAATAAAGAGGGATAAATACTTCTGTACGACTGGTTCCCAATTCCCTTCCTCTTCACatttatgcaccactttgtgttggtctatcacagtCAATTTCAACGAAACTTCCCTTTTATTCCTCATTAGAAGGTTATTGgaggggaaggagaggagactGGGGGCCGTCTCTCCCCCACGCCCTGACCTCCAGAAGTCCAGCAACCTGAGAACctcaatgaaatatttaaagcttcTGTTTTATCCGCAGTGCGTTGCTCGAGACCCGCTGACGTAATCCCAAAAGCCTATGCAGCAGCCATCCGATTGGCCCGCGCAGAGACGGGGCGGTCAGGTGTCCTGCGCCACTGTGGCCTTTTAAGGCATTACGAAGCCCGCAGGCTCCACATTAGAGCTCACGAGCCGTCTGCTGCGAGCCGTGATCAATCGCTGTTGTCTCGAGCATTTTCCAGAACAAAGcttttagcaggaagtgaacctCGAGTCTCTGCGCTGAAAGGTGAAGGTTGTATCCCACTCATACAAAATAGACCCCCTGTTGATTCCATATGTCTCTTTCTCGACATTGTCAGTAACTCCTGCAATGTACATACAGTACAATACAACGTAGACGTACAATGTTGTAGAATGGGATCATACTGGGAAGCCGGGAGCtcatcaaccaatcagaggaaaCTCTCATCAGTGTGTTCTAGGTGTTGGGTTCCTCAGAATGGAGTTTGGTGGCAGACGATTGGTTCTCTCGAGTTACAAGCTCCGTTTCAGGCCCATAACTGATGTCTGGGGTTGCAACAGCGGCAAGTAGTACAATGATCGCTGGGTCTTTACTAATACATAAGGTACTGATTAACATGGCCTctatcacaaacacacacacacacacacacacacacacacacacacacacacacacctacacacacacacacacacacacacacacacacacacacaacaactCAAAGCAGCTGAAAGGAGAAACCAAGGCAAACCTGGCACAACTGTTtcccaaacaaaaataaaaaataaatgtaaattgaaTAGCTTTACAGCGAATTGGTCTGAGAAATACTAATCAAATAAATATGCTGCGAAATATTGATATGTTGAATTTAACAGCACAATCCATATAAAAAGTATGATAcccattttagaaaatgtttttttatatatatatattttttttttattaatgaatgaatatatttttgttgttgttattttcggttgtgttttactgtatttgtttgaaaatgttctccagCTCAAGTTTATCACAGCTTTACTTATTTAcgttatttttttccatataaaatttatatatagCCTATATACATTTCTGATTCGAATGTATTTATCATCACTGTTATcgtattatttatttgaattacaTTTATACATCTGGTGCTTCTTTTTCAATCAGGTGATCgttactttaactttttttgtgtgtgtgtgtgatggtgtCACTCCCTGGCCTCATCAATTCCCGGGTTATTGAAATATTCCCTTTCAGCGAACCAACTGACTAATTCTCGTAGCATCATTGTTTCATCCAGCCTCCCTCCTGCCTCCATCATCCGATCTCCTCGGGTTCTGTCACGAAAAGGAACcgaatcagggtttttttttattattattatttttaaatattcatagaAAGCTCCTCGTCTCCTTTACACACGGCCGTCCCTCACATGGATCCACGGTTCGGGTTTCAGCAGGTGGAAACCACgtcaaggctttttttttttttttttttgaaggggCTCCTGCTGAGCGGCGGCGGTCAGGATGGATTTCACCGTCGCTATTCGCTCTGAATGGAGCGAAACCGAATCCGGGCTGCATCACCTCTAAATATTAGACGGGGTTTTGTGCGCCCGGTTATCTGATTATCAACAGCAGGTAAATGGACTCTCGCTGCCCATCGGAGAGGAGCGTGGCCAGCGCTCCGACGCATATATTAAGCATCCAAAAGCAACGCGGGCGCACCGTGCGAGGAGgctgaggaggatgaggagcagaGGCCGTGTGAAGGCCCAGAGATGCAGCTCTGGCCCTCCATCACCAGGTCGTATGAACTTTATCTGAAGGGTTTGGCGACATTCAATCGGCTTGTAAAGCAAAAACGAACGAAAAAGAAATACGTTGTTTTGGTTCAGCAAaggcatttttttcccccgccCCTTGCTGTTCCCGGACAAGGAAGTGTTACGCAATCTGCAGTGGAGTGCGAGCTTTAAATGCAATGCTTGATAATCATTAGCCATCTGGACGTGGTCATTTGATCTCGCAGCATCTCGAAGCGAGAACTGCGGGctcaactgcagcagcagcagcagcagcagcagcagcagccgacTAAAACTAATCCTGTGTGGAtgaggggtgtgtgtggggaggggggGCATGCGGTGGTCAGTCCATCAGATGTGAGCATTGCTTTGGTTATGTGAAAATTCATGTCAGTGCAAACTGGGCTttatagtttgtttgtttttaattcagaaataacTCAAtaacgtctttttttttaaaacttctattttagtaattaattgCTGTGTGTTTAATTGAAAACGGGGGCAAATTGTATCATTAACTTATCCTACAAACAGAATTATTGTCGATTTGGCTAAAACATGTAAGTCTTGGGTGTTTTATTCTTATGAATTGACCACAGACTATTGTAGAAATTATTTATCTGACAGAACTTCAGATGGTTACcacagaaaacaacacagacGCTCCACTTAAAATACCTACTGGTGTTCCTCAGGGATCTGTTCTCGGTGCCACtctattcttcttcttttttttttttacaaacaaatggGGATATGAACTCATAATGTGTTCTGCGTACACTCTGAAGTGGAGTTTGAAGTTCCCAGATGGTAATACGGAATTACGGTGCATATAAAACCTTGTAATAAAGCTTCTGTTAGCCTAACATGAGCTGTAATCTAGAAAGGACCAGAATATATTTATATGCTGATGACATGATCATTTGCAGCACCTTTACGTAGCTGTTGAGATTTATGTTCTTTTATCACTCTGGTTGATGTAAAGTCTATTCTGAGGAGATGGAAAATTATCCTCAGGTATTCGAAAAACTTATAGCTAAactttgttgttattatttgaAAAGGTGTTCCCTTTTTTTCGTAAAACATGTCCAAATATCCTTTCTCTAAGGATATTGTTTATATCCATGTCACATTTTCTCAATAAAAACGGCCTGAACTCAGCATATTATGCTGCATTACACTTTTCAGGAGAACCAGGTTCCTCTCATAGGAATCTGTAGGATGGTACTTATTGAACTAGACCCAATTCAGAAATAAGGTCAAATATTTCCATAGGGAAACAGACACTATTCTCGATATTTATACTGTTAAATGTGTTCCTCAGACTGCCTTGATGGAAAGGGTTAGCCTTTCATTGataataaattgtgttttggtttaagTATATGGCTTTAAATCTTTAACATCTATctaatgtttttcttgtgttaCCTTCTGTGATTGAAGTTCCTGTCTTTCTTGAACAGCTCTTCTTATGTTTTAGTGTATTTTGTATGGTTCCACTTTGCATCTCCACTTCCAATTCATGAAAGGAAAGATGCTGTATGGGACCTGTGTGGTTCTcgaataaaaattattattattattattattattatttaaaaaaaactgctgtgaAGGTTTAAAGCACTAGTAATCTATAGACTGCATAAAGCACATGCCTTTAGGCCTCTCCATGCTTTCGGCCTGTtagtggtttgttttttatgataaaagcatccagtgctgctgtttttaaaaaatgtgcaatttgaataaaattgcGTTGAAATCCTCGGACGGCATATCGCAGGTCTAAATTACTAAACTACTGCAGCAGAACGGACGGGTTCCTgctgtctgttttaaaaaatggaagaaacagTTGGAATATATTCCTGTCCTGtccagatttttgtttttaaaaaccccaaaaactaaAAGGTTTAAATCAAAATGGATCGTAATGCATCGTTGAAAATAATATCTGTccattaaaacaatatatatatattcaaaataCTGCCCAGGACAGGTGGAGGTGGGGAGTTGAGtttgcagcaaaacatttaGCTGCAAAAGCGTTTAATCCGCAGAGACTAAACCAATCCTCATCCGCTCAGCCTGTTTGAAGTCCAGCAGGCGGAGGGAGACTCAATGGAAGCTGCTCCGGccatgtttttaacaaaaagccACAGTAATAATTGTCAtgcttctttgttttcaaagtctgcttgttttgattttgtttttttccactcagTGCAGGCCAGCGCTCATCCGCATCCACTTTGACCAAAAAACCACCGAAGAAGACGGGATCTAAAAGCTTGTTAAGTTTTCGTTCTACCTGGAGCTTGAGTCACTCCTGCGTGTGCCTGCGCCTTTAAATAGGTGCACCTTTCTCCTTCTTCCTGCGCAAGCGAGCAGCTCTGGACgcgcaggtaaaaaaaaaaaaaaaagcgaggaggaggagagagagaggaggagaggagtcCAGAGGGCTGAAATTGACATTTGATACTCAGGAAGTTCAGGACTGCGTTGGGATTTCTTTTGTCTCATTGTGATCCTGCAGAGCTGCGGAGCGGAGCGGAGGCTTGTGTCACCATCAGCAAGCACCTTGAAACCCGGAGCAAAAAGCTTTGA harbors:
- the ube2h gene encoding ubiquitin-conjugating enzyme E2 H; this translates as MSSPSPGKRRMDTDVVKLIESKHEVTILSGLNEFVVKFYGPQGTPYEGGVWKVRVDLPDKYPFKSPSIGFMNKIFHPNIDEASGTVCLDVINQTWTALYDLTNIFESFLPQLLAYPNPIDPLNGDAAAMYLHRPEEYKQKIKEYIQKYATEEALKEQEEGTGDSSSESSMSDFSEDEAQDMEL